The Mangrovimonas cancribranchiae nucleotide sequence TTATAAAGTTTTCTACATTATAGCAAGGCACTATAATGCTTACAAAGGGTAATGTTGTGTTTTTACTCATCTTGTTTAAAATAAACTTTTAAAGAAAATTACTATCTTATCTATAATGGGCATTTTAGAGAAATAACCAGACTCTTTTTTTAAGTAATTAAAGAATGCCATGTTGTAGCTTTTGGCGTTTCTTATGGTTCGTATCAAAATATTGTCTATGTGTGCTTTAAATAACTCTTGATTATAATACTTATATTTTAAATTTAAGTTTTTAAGTGTTTTAGCAGCTTCAATTACTTGCTTAATATCATTTATAGGTAACTTTCGCTTTAATGAGACAGCATGTAAATAGTAATTGATATTAGTATCATTCTCGTCAATTCCTAAATGTATTAACTGACGCTTTTTTATAAGGATTTCAGATTTTATTAAATTGACTTTTTTTGTTTGACTAATATTTCCCGGATGCCACCTGTAACGCAATAAAGATTCTGGTATATTATGAAACTTAGTTTTAGCAATTAATTGACTCCATAAGCCGTAATCTTCAGCAGGAACATATTGGTGTTCAAATTGCAAATCACCTAATACCGACTTTCTAAACATAACCGTTGGGTTGCCAATACCACAGCTACTTAAAAATTGTATTTTAAGAGCCTCATGGTCTATGGCATGTTTTAATACCTTTTCTTTTTTATCACCAAACACAGTAAACCAGGTCCCGCAAACGCCCACATCGGGATTGGATTTTAAAAAATCTATTTGTTTTTCAAATCGGGTAGGAAGTGCAATGTCATCGGCATCTAATAAGGCAATAAATTCTGTTTTGGCCAACTTAATACCTTCATTTCTTAAGTTAGCAGGGCCTTGGTTTTCGGTTTTGCTTACAACATGAACCCTATGGTCTTGTTCCTTATAGCGATTAAGAATGTTGGGGGTACTATCAGATGAGTTATCATTTAACACTAAAAGCGTAAAATTTGTGTAAGTTTGGTTTAAAACACT carries:
- a CDS encoding glycosyltransferase family 2 protein; amino-acid sequence: MPELTVIMPVYNGEKHLEEAVNSVLNQTYTNFTLLVLNDNSSDSTPNILNRYKEQDHRVHVVSKTENQGPANLRNEGIKLAKTEFIALLDADDIALPTRFEKQIDFLKSNPDVGVCGTWFTVFGDKKEKVLKHAIDHEALKIQFLSSCGIGNPTVMFRKSVLGDLQFEHQYVPAEDYGLWSQLIAKTKFHNIPESLLRYRWHPGNISQTKKVNLIKSEILIKKRQLIHLGIDENDTNINYYLHAVSLKRKLPINDIKQVIEAAKTLKNLNLKYKYYNQELFKAHIDNILIRTIRNAKSYNMAFFNYLKKESGYFSKMPIIDKIVIFFKSLF